The following proteins come from a genomic window of Lolium rigidum isolate FL_2022 chromosome 5, APGP_CSIRO_Lrig_0.1, whole genome shotgun sequence:
- the LOC124656680 gene encoding disease resistance protein RGA2-like encodes MNVNFLVNLKKLFGAKQKCAKVIVTTSSKLVAEVIGTSLSYSLGGLPEEHCWTLFAEKAFGNKDAIVDPQYTEIGKKIARRCNGIPMLAQSLGSMVHNQGMNTWLAVRDEELWKLEEKFFPKSTVFSSFMAIYYSMHHTLKLCFLYLSVFPRGSIIDKDELIRQWRALDLFRSERGTFSASLLGEIYTGDLLSASILEVVDTSLVEMKCISSSVVLRVNNLAYDFLRYLTRDDVIHLDYGMALSGSVGKPPFRYATLTCYTKESATDEYLVSSAKAVFFRNCEATKPIADMLPVVRYTRLLDLSGCPFEELPASIDQLKHLRYLNISGFRITALPNEMGCLQNLKFLDISKTCIEALPTFIITFRKLKYLNVHGCDRLRNLPPALGDLKGLERLNLSSCPLICKLPASFSGLRKLQRLDLSNCTGLDQLPHPFQLESLENLNLEGCFRLKQLPESFGNLSFLRNLNLAGCSSMKQLPESIVDLPMLQCLRHSHIHSELTDPLVKLQRLRKLKLTYCDAVI; translated from the exons ATGAATGTCAACTTTCTGGTTAATCTGAAGAAATTGTTTGGGGCCAAACAGAAATGTGCCAAGGTCATAGTGACCACTTCTAGTAAACTAGTAGCAGAAGTGATCGGTACTAGTTTATCATACAGCCTGGGTGGTCTACCTGAAGAACACTGTTGGACTCTATTTGCTGAGAAAGCATTTGGAAACAAAGATGCAATAGTAGATCCGCAGTATACAGAAATTGGTAAGAAAATTGCAAGGAGGTGCAACGGAATTCCTATGCTAGCTCAGTCTCTTGGTTCAATGGTGCATAATCAAGGCATGAACACCTGGCTCGCTGTAAGGGATGAAGAATTGTGGAAACTAGAGGAAAAGTTTTTCCCTAAGTCAACAGTATTTTCATCATTCATGGCAATATATTACAGCATGCACCATACATTAAAATTgtgcttcctttatttgtcggtgTTTCCTAGAGGTTCTATCAtagacaaggatgaacttattcgacAATGGAGAGCATTGGATTTATTTCGATCAGAACGTGGGACCTTTTCTGCTTCTTTGCTCGGAGAAATATACACTGGTGACCTTTTATCTGCATCCATCCTtgaagttgtagatacatccttg GTCGAGATGAAATGCATCAGTTCTTCTGTTGTTCTTCGCGTGAATAATTTGGCCTATGATTTTCTGAGATATCTGACCAGAGATGACGTAATACATTTGGACTACGGCATGGCACTAAGTGGCTCTGTAGGGAAGCCTCCTTTCCGTTATGCAACATTGACATGTTACACTAAGGAATCAGCAACTGACGAATATTTGGTAAGCAGTGCAAAGGCAGTGTTTTTCAGAAATTGTGAGGCAACGAAGCCTATAGCCGATATGTTGCCAGTAGTAAGATACACGCGTCTCTTGGATCTTAGTGGTTGTCCCTTTGAAGAATTACCAGCTTCTATtgatcagctgaagcatctcaGATATCTCAATATTTCAGGCTTCAGAATAACAGCATTACCGAATGAAATGGGCTGCTTGCAGAACCTCAAGTTTTTGGATATCTCGAAAACATGCATTGAGGCATTACCCACGTTTATCATAACTTTCCGGAAGCTGAAATATCTGAATGTACATGGATGCGATAGACTCCGAAACTTGCCCCCAGCCCTTGGTGATCTTAAGGGGTTGGAGCGCCTCAACCTGTCATCCTGTCCTCTAATCTGCAAGTTACCTGCATCTTTCTCTGGACTTCGTAAACTGCAGCGGCTGGATCTATCAAACTGCACCGGTCTTGATCAGTTGCCTCACCCGTTTCAGCTGGAAAGTTTAGAGAACCTGAACCTGGAGGGGTGCTTCAGGCTCAAACAGCTGCCAGAATCTTTTGGCAACCTTTCTTTCCTTCGGAATTTGAACTTGGCAGGCTGCTCTAGTATGAAGCAATTACCTGAGTCTATTGTTGACTTGCCTATGTTACAGTGCTTGAGACATTCACATATTCACAGTGAGTTGACGGATCCACTAGTCAAGCTCCAGAGGCTCCGCAAACTGAAACTCACATATTGTGATGCGGTGATATGA
- the LOC124651350 gene encoding BURP domain-containing protein 14-like, with translation MARSRHSHFFLITILLLGLGLPRSSPAYMAVSPSPSRPPRPLTPQGFPRALPFSYAVDSPSPAPAPRGSPRFSDPPPRFPTPRGLPRPSVSSDAFSPPPSSPPPRFPSTPPPPPRRLPRLTPSSALPVNPFTAKAAFIRYWNRKVHSNRLHPAFFFAKLSPLSAPDAAAFSSLAAAGQLGSRLPAFCVAASILCPATSDAIWSGPSSVAAVTSGSSPASNSTTAPFKNYDNGNFSSYGNSGGGGADAFAVYSRGQINPVDSFHRYGKGSLGRNDSFATYEALGNVGTASFNSYTSGATGGSGEFAAYDGETNTAAVTFTTYDADGNGRSREFTAYTQDANSGVESFTGYGKTANGAGESFKAYGNHSNSIMSGFINYGDKANSATDKFESYGVNGNAPQNTFRSYSSGSNGGADDFKGYRDNANVGDDSFTSYANDANGATADFESYGKSVNPGSVAFKGYGQGSNPNHRIGFTHYTGDNTTFKAYSNDGVEFKEYQNMSKMEVSKVMEDLSAGHRRQPPKWSPEPGKFFRERDLITGNRMPMPDISDKMPPRAFLPRDIAAKIPFEAGAVSALFGAPPGTAMRQVVASTVDECARPPSRGETKRCATSAEDVLDFAVEMLGDHIAVRSTESAAGSGGDIRLGKIAGVDGGSVTSSVSCHQSLFPYLVYYCHSVPSVRLYEAEILAVDSDQKINRGVAICHLDTSEWSPNHGAFLALGGKPGEMEVCHWIFQGDMTWTVAD, from the exons ATGGCGCGATCTCGCCACTCTCACTTCTTCTTGATCACCATCCTCCTGCTCGGCCTCGGCCTGCCACGCTC TTCGCCGGCCTACATGGCCGTCTCCCCTTCCCCTTCTCGGCCTCCACGTCCCTTGACGCCACAGGGATTTCCACGGGCTTTGCCCTTCTCCTATGCCGTCGACTCTCCTTCCCCTGCTCCGGCGCCGCGAGGCTCACCGCGCTTCTCTGATCCACCGCCACGTTTCCCGACGCCAAGAGGGCTGCCACGGCCTTCGGTGTCCTCTGATGCCTTCTCCCCACCGCCGTCGTCTCCGCCCCCGCGTTTTCCgtcgacaccgccgccgccgccgcgacgctTGCCGCGGCTGacgccgtcgtcggcgctgccCGTGAACCCGTtcacggccaaggcggccttcatCCGGTACTGGAACCGGAAGGTGCACAGCAACCGCCTCCAcccggccttcttcttcgccaagCTGTCCCCGCTCTCCGCGCccgacgccgccgccttctcctccctggccgccgccggccagctCGGCTCCCGCCTGCCCGCGTTCTGCGTCGCGGCCTCCATCCTCTGCCCCGCCACCTCCGACGCCATCTGGTCTGGACCGTCATCCGTGGCCGCCGTCACGTCCGGCTCATCGCCAGCCTCCAACTCGACCACTGCGCCGTTCAAGAACTACGACAACGGCAACTTCAGCAGCTACggcaacagcggcggcggcggcgccgacgcgttCGCCGTCTACTCCAGAGGCCAGATCAACCCCGTCGACTCGTTCCATCGGTACGGCAAGGGCTCGCTCGGCCGCAACGACTCCTTCGCCACATACGAGGCGCTAGGCAACGTCGGCACCGCGAGCTTCAACTCCTACACCTCCGGCGCCACGGGCGGCTCGGGCGAGTTCGCCGCCTACGACGGCGAGACCAACACGGCCGCCGTCACCTTCACAACGTACGACGCCGACGGCAACGGCCGTTCCCGCGAGTTCACGGCGTACACGCAGGACGCCAACTCCGGCGTGGAGAGCTTCACGGGCTACGGCAAGACGGCGAACGGCGCCGGCGAGTCCTTCAAGGCGTACGGCAACCACTCCAACTCGATCATGTCCGGCTTCATCAACTACGGCGACAAGGCCAACAGCGCCACGGACAAGTTCGAGTCCTACGGCGTCAACGGGAACGCCCCGCAGAACACGTTCCGGAGCTACTCctccggcagcaacggcggcgccGACGATTTCAAGGGGTACAGGGACAACGCCAACGTGGGCGACGACAGCTTCACGTCGTACGCGAACGACGCCAACGGCGCCACCGCCGACTTCGAGAGCTACGGCAAGTCGGTGAACCCGGGGAGCGTGGCGTTCAAGGGGTACGGGCAGGGCTCCAACCCCAACCACCGGATCGGGTTCACGCACTACACCGGCGACAACACCACGTTCAAGGCCTACTCCAACGACGGCGTCGAGTTCAAGGAGTACCAGAACATGTCCAAGATGGAGGTGTCCAAGGTGATGGAGGACCTGTCGGCCGGGCATCGTCGGCAGCCGCCGAAGTGGTCGCCGGAGCCGGGCAAGTTCTTCCGGGAGCGGGACCTCATAACCGGGAACCGGATGCCGATGCCGGACATCAGCGACAAGATGCCGCCACGGGCGTTCCTGCCGAGGGACATCGCCGCAAAGATACCGTTCGAGGCGGGGGCCGTGTCGGCGCTGTTCGGAGCGCCGCCGGGCACGGCGATGAGGCAGGTGGTGGCGTCCACGGTGGACGAGTGCGCGCGCCCGCCCAGCCGGGGCGAGACCAAGCGGTGCGCGACGTCGGCCGAGGACGTCCTGGACTTCGCCGTGGAGATGCTGGGCGACCACATCGCGGTGCGCAGCACGGAGTCCGCGGCGGGCAGCGGCGGGGACATCAGGCTCGGGAAGATCGCCGGCGTCGACGGCGGCAGCGTGACGTCGTCCGTGTCGTGCCACCAGAGCCTGTTCCCGTACCTGGTGTACTACTGCCACTCGGTGCCGAGCGTCAGGTTGTACGAGGCTGAGATCCTGGCCGTCGATTCCGACCAGAAGATCAACCGTGGGGTGGCGATCTGCCATCTCGACACGTCCGAATGGAGCCCGAACCATGGGGCGTTCCTCGCGCTTGGTGGAAAACCGGGTGAGATGGAGGTGTGCCACTGGATCTTCCAGGGAGACATGACTTGGACGGTGGCTGATTGA